TGCCGCTCTCGTAGCCGGTCATGTCACGGGCCGTGATCGTATAGAAGTAGGGCGTGAGCCCCGACGCCGTGTCGTCGGTCATCGTCGTACTGAACGACTTCGCCAGCGAATCGGCCGCCGAGAACTCGGGCACTGTGTCGCGGTAGATCACGTAGAACGAGATATCGGGCTCAGGATTCTCGTCCCAGGAGAGCGTGACGACGCCGTCGCCGCTCTCGGCGGCGATGCCCTCCGGCGTCGTAGGCGGCGACTGCAGCGGAACCGCCGAGGCCGTCTCCGACGAACCGCTCGACAGCCCGTACCAGTCGACCGTCGTCACCCGGTAGTAGTAGGTCGGACCCGGACCGAGCGGGGCGTCGACGTACGAGGTGTCGGTCACCGTCTCGCTGACGGTCGCCGCACCGAAGGCCGGCGTCGTGTCGCGCTCGACGATGTAGTGATCGACGTCGGGCGAAGCCGATGCGGGCCACGCGACGCGGACCGCAGCCTCCTGGGGTGTCGCTGTCAGCGACGCCGGCGCCGCCGGCGCCGTCTGCTGTGCGGATGCCGTCGCTGTTCCGCTGGCCGGGCTCTGAACATCGCCATCGCACACGGCCGTCACCCTGTAGGAGTAGTCCCTGTCGTCCACGATCGGGAAATCAACGAAGACCGTGTCGGTCGTCACGAACGGCTCGGTTCCCGATCCAAAGAGCGTGGTCGTGTCCCGCTCCACGAGGTAGTGCAGCAGGTGGTCGGACGACACCTCGTTCCAACCGACCTCGATGCCGGCCTCGATCGGGACGGTCGCGATGTTCGCCGGCGCGCCGGGGGGCACGATCTCCTCCAGTGTCACGGTCTGGTTGACGGCGACGTCCCAGTAGCGGTTCACGACGCCGTTCGGCCAGACGACGACGAGAGAGTCTGCGTCCGGTTCCGAGCCCAGGCCGAACTCGACGGCCGGGGAGTCCTGTGAGAGGAACGAGGACGCCGAGACGACGTCCCGCATCTGACTGCCGGTGCCGGTGACCACGCGCACCCGGGCACCCACGCCGTCGCGGTTCGACTCGTCGCCGACCGTCCGGACGTAGAGACGCTGTCTGAGCGGTGGAACGTCGTTCCGCAGGAGGACGTTCGCGCCGCCCTCGTTCGACACGTAGCAGTCCAGGTCGCCGTCGTTGTCGTAATCGCCCCACGCCGCCCCTCGGCCGCTGCCTCCGTCATCGTTGGGGGCCTCGGTCACATCGGCGAAACCGGCCGCGCCGTCGTTCCGGAAGAGCGCGTTGGAGCCGTCGTTCACGACGTACAGATCGAGGTCGCCGTCCAGGTCGTAGTCGAGCCAGGCGGCGCTGCGTCCGGCGGCGAAGCTCGTGAGCGGCGCCCCGGTGACGTCCGAGAAGCTCCCTCCGTCGTTCTCCAGAAGTTTGTTGGCCCCTCCGTTCGAGACGTAGAGGTCCATGTCGCCGTCGTTGTCGTAATCGCCCCACGCCGCACCGTACCCCTGCCCCGCGTCACCGAGAGGACCGGCGGTCACGTCCGTGAAGGCACCGGATCCGTCGTTTCGCAGGAGCTCGTTGGCCCCGTCGTTGACCAGATAGACATCCAGGTCACCGTCGTTGTCGTAGTCGCCCCACGCAGTCCCGTTCGTCACGGCCGCCGAAGCAAGCGGGCCCGACGTGACATCGACGAAGCTCCCACCGTCGTTCCGAAAGAGACGATTCGCCGTGCCCGAGTTCGTCAGATAGAGATCGAGGTCGCCGTCAGCGTCGGCATCGAACCAGGAGGCCCCGGTGCCGCTTCCGGAATCGTCGAGGGGCGATGACGTGACGTCCGTGAAGAGGCCGCCGTCGTTTCGGACGAGGACGTTCGCCTCGCCGTCCTTCACAAGGTAGACGTCCGGGTCACCGTCGTTGTCGAAGTCACCCCACGCCGCCCCCGTGCCTGCCCCGCCGTCGGCGATGACGCCGGTCGCGACGTCCGTGAAGCTGCCGCCTCCGTTGTTCTCGAGCAGAAGATTGGCGCCGCCGCTCTTCACGACGTAGAGGTCGAGGTCGACGTCATTGTCGTAGTCGACCCAGGCGACGCCCTGACAGTCACCCGTGTCGCCGAGCGGCGTGCCGTTCGTCGCGTCGGCCCAGCCGGGCGGCGGCGGGATGATGCGTCGGATGACGAACTCGTCCATCGGGTCGTCCGAGATGTAGAGGTCGTCGAGCGTGTACCAGGCGTTGTGCGAGTCGGCCCAGCCGTAGTTCATGTGATACTGAAGCTGGGTACCCGTGTCCCGCCAGCCGTCGCAGACGATGGCGTGACCGGTGATCCGGTACTCCATCGGACGCCCGAGATTGACCTCCTCCTGAATGATGGAGAACCAGGAGGTCTGGGAATGCGCGTAGCGGTTCTCCCGGTCGATGGCGTCCGAGTAGCCGAAGTAGGTCGGGAAGACTGTCTGCGCGTACGAGGTGTAGGCGCCTGAGCCGCACCGGCCGTAGTCCATGTTGAAGGCGACGCCGACCTCGTAGTTGAGCTCCGCGAGGGCGTCCTTCTCTGCCTGCGAGCTGCCGCCTCCCGCCGAGTTCGGCATGTTCGCCCAGTCGTACGTGTCCGTGTAGTCGGCGACGAGCGTCTGCCCGCTGGTCGAGCCTCCGCAGGAGTCGTCGCCTCCCCAGTAGTAGCTGTGCGTGCCGAACCCCGTCTCCGGCGCCCCGTGGTACCGGAGGATCTGCGCCGCGGCCGTTGCCACGCAGCCGACCACCGTGCGCCCGCCGTCGCCCATCGGGCAGAAGTTGTTGTACGGACTGCCCTGGTGCCAGACCGTCGTCAGGAGCGGGCCGGCCTCCGCGAACCGCGTCGGACGCGTCGATGCCAGCTCGTCAGCGAAGACCGCCTCCGGGACCGCGAGACGGTCCCACTCGCGACGGTGTGACGGCCCGAAGAGCACCGGTCCACGCACGGGCTGCTCAGCGTCAAGCTCGCCGTAGGCGGCCGCGAACCGTCTGAAACGGTCGGTCAGGACCTCCCGGATGAGCTTGGCCGGGCCGTCCGGCTCGTCGAGATCGAACGAGTAGTTCTCCGAGTACATCTTCACCGGGGGCATCTCCTTCAGCCCCGGGACGACAACATAGCCGGAGGGCTCGACGTGCCAGTACCACCCGAGGAGGGTATCGCCGGTGACGATCTCCCGCGGCGCGCCGACGACCGCGGCGTCAGACGAGGCCCACCCGCCGGTGCGGGCGCTCACCTCGGTCACCCAGTTGGCGGCGACCAGTGAAGCCTCTGTTTCGGTGGCGAGCTTCGCCTGCGCACCGAGCGATGCCGCAACGATGATCGTGAGGACGAAAAGCCAGATTGGTCTCCGCATCGCGGAACTCCCCCGTCGGAAGATGTCCGTGTTCCTGTCGTTGTAACCAGAAGCCCTTTCAGGGCCCATATGTTATGACGCCGGCCCGAGCGGCCGGATTCCCTCCACTTGACAGTCTACCATAACTGAGCGGCCGCTTCAAGGTGTACGGGCCGCGTGGAGGCCGCCACGGATGCCGGAACCAGCGGGACCTGACGCAAAGACGCACGAGACCGCGCGCATGCGCGATCCCGTGCGGGTCAGCCGCTTGCCGGACCCTCGTCCGGTGCGGGAGTTTTGATCAGTGGGTCATCGCCCTCCCGGGGCGTGAAACCGTCCCGGCACTAGTACGTGAACCACCCACCGGCCGCCCAGATGAAGATCCGGACCAGCCAGTCCCACATGGTCTCCTCGACATCAGGATTCGCGGCCGCCAGGCACACAACCGGCGTCGTCGCCACGATCAGGAGACCCAGCGAGATCTTCGACATCAGCCTCTTCATTGCGCTCACCTCCCCTCCTGAGCTCGAACCTATCCGGAACCCAGTCGTTGCCGTCCGGCAGGGCACCCTTCGGGAAGCGAACCGCGGTCAGGTACCCGCCGCTTCGCACCTTCGCGTACAACGTGCTCTCAGAGGTCAGGACGACGGGCGTCTGGAGCGTGCTCCAGACCTCGTACTCCTTGGGGCTGTCGGTCAGGAGGATCTCCGTGCTCTCGACGCACGTCCCATCGTAGAACAGGGCGAAGCGGGACGTCTCGTCGAGCACGAGGCCCGCGCCGCCGTCGACGTAGATGACACAGATGAGATAGTCGTCGGGGTTCTCACGAATGCGAACGTGCAGGCGGAACCCGCCTGCACGTTCGAGCTTGAGCATCGCGCGGCCGGCCCGCGTTTCCATCAGAGCCGATGGCCACGTTTCCTGTTCAACAATGATGCGGTGTTTGAAGCTCGCGCGGATTCCGGAGGACAGCTCGGCCGTGATCGAGGTGGCGTCGCCCGCCCGCGCGGTCAGTGAGATGATGATGAGAAGTGCGATTCCTATGGCAGCATGCGGTCTCAAGCCTCCTGCTTTCCGGCGCCGTGGTGGCCGCCTGTGCGCCGCTCAAGGACGTCGTGTCCGTCTGCCGACCCGCCATAAATGCATCAGGTGTGCCAGCAGGATGCATGGCGCACGCACCGGCGCCGCAACCTGAGACAGGACTGAGAGTTACTCAATAGAAACGCACAAGGAGTGAACACAGCGCCAGCATGTTGTACAGGAGTAACGCCAACGAAGTGGACAGTGAGCGGAGAATCAGATCAGCCCGGCGGCCAACCTGACCATGCCGATACCGAGGAGGGAGCCCGCGACGACCTGAGCGGGCGTGTGCCGGTGGAGACGAAGACGTGCCCAGCCGACGGCCAGGATCACCGCGACGAGCGGCCACCAGAGGCCCAGAACGAGCCCGACCACTGTTCCTGCGGCCCCGGCGGCCGCGCAGTGCATGCTGATCTTCCAGCGGAGCGTGACTGAGAGGATGGCGACGGAGAGCAGGAAGAGCGTCGATGCCAGGTTGATCATCTGACCCGGCGCCCTACCGAGGAAGAGTATGCCCCAAGCGATGCAGAGCGAGGCCGCGGTGACGAGCTGCGGCTTGACCCGCTCGGTCCTGACCCGCAGGTCGAAGTCACTGACGAACTCCCGCCGCACCTGACGATAGAGATAGGAGAGCGGAAGCACCATGCCGACCACGGCGTAGACGATGACCCAGATCCAGAGCCTCGCGCCGTCGAGCGTGCCGGCCCGGATGGCCATCGAGGCCACCGTCAGGGTCGGCGGACTCAGGACGAGCGACAGCACCGAGGCCAGGCCCCGGTCCCACGTGTGGACCTCGTCGTGTACGGTGCGCTTCGGGGTCGCGGTCAAAGGGCCTCCTGCTTGCGACAACAGGCAACCCTGAGAGCATACACGACAACGCACCGCCGATGCACGAACAACCCGCGGGGTGACTGCGGCCGGAGGTGACAGGAGCCTGCAGGCTGCCCCACGGTCCGCGGGGATGACCGTGGCGCCGGCCGTGTCGATTGACGCGCCGCATTACCTGTGGTATCATAGAAGGTGTTCAATGGGTGCCCGGCCGCAGCGGCCGGCGTTTCTGTATCCACCCCTGACTGGAGGCGTCATGCGCTCCCCGACCCGGATCGTGCTGGCTCTCCTGCTCGGGATCGTCTTGCTCTGTGTGCAGGGTGAAGGCGTCCGGGCCGAGACCATCAGGGTCTGCACATACAACATTCTCAACTTCCCCGGCTCGACCGGCACCGCCCGTGAGCCGGACTTCAGGACGGTCCTCTCGAACGCCGACCCGGATGTCCTGGTGGTCCAGGAGATGCTGAGCCAGTCGGGCGTCAACCAGTTCCTGAACAACATCCTGAACGACGGGCAACCGGGCACGTACGCGGCTGCTCCTTTCGTCAACGGATACGACACCGACAACGCCCTCTTCTACAAACCCGACGTCGTCTCGTTCGTCTCAACGCAGCAGATCCCGACCGCGCTCAGGGATATCTCCGAGTATGTCCTCCGGCCGGTCGACCATACGTCGAGCGCGGCCGAGTTTCGCGTCTACTCGCTTCATCTGAAGGCGGGGTCGTCCTCCTCCGACCAGACGAAGCGCCTCGCGGAGGCGACCATCCTGCGAAACCACCTGAACGCACTCCCCGCGGACTCGCACTTCATCCTGGGCGCCGACCTGAACATCCGCTCCAGCAGCGAGAGCGCCTACCAGAAGCTCGTGGGCTCGGAGGCGGACAACGACGGCCGCTCCTTCGATCCGATCGACACGCCCGGCTCGTGGTACTCCAACTCCGCCTTCGCGGCCGTCCACACGCAGTCGCCGCGCACGACGCAGTTCGGTGGCGGGGCCAACGGTGGGATGGACGACCGCTTCGACCAGCTCCTCGTATCGGCGGTCTGCGAGGACGGCGAGGGCTTCGACATCATCGACGGCACGTACACGGCCTACGGCAATGACGGCCTTCACTTCAACATCGCGATCAACCAGGGCACGAACTACGCCGTCGGCAATACCATCGCCGACGCCATCCATGACGCCGCCGACCACCTCCCGGTGTTTGCTGACTTCCAGACCTTCTCGCTTCTCTTCGCCCCGGACGCGCTCGACCTCGGAACGGCCATCGTCGGCGCGTCGGTCTCGGCGGATCTCAGCGTCGCCAACCTCGCCACGCCTCCTGCCGACGACCTCGACTACTCGCTGGCGGCTCCGAGCGGGTTCTCGACTTCGGCGGGTCCTTTCTCGCTGCCCGCCGGCGCGTCGGACGACCACCCGGTCTCGATGGTGACCGGGACGACGGGCGAACGCTCAGGAACACTCGAGATCGCGACCGACGACCCGGACGCGCCGCTCCACACCGTCGCGCTCGGCGGGCTCGTGGTCGACAACGCGACGCCGTCGCTCGATGCGGTCACGCAGCTGCTGTCCGACACGCTCGACCTCGGACTGGTCGAGCTGGAGTCGGTCGCCGCGGGAACGGTGTCCGTGTGGAACCTCGACTACGCGCCCGCCACCAACGCCGCGCTGAGCGTCTGTGCCGGGACGATCACCGGAAGCGGCCGCTTCTCGTTCGAGGGTGGCTTCAGTCCCTCGCTCGTCGGCTCGTCGCCGGCCGAATACGGAATCGCGTTCGACACGTCTGGGGCCACACCCGGAAGCCTGTACGTTGCGACGCTGACCTTCGAAGCGGCCGACGATTCCTCGGTTCAGGGAGCGGGAGCGCTCGCCGACCTGACGGTTCAGCTGAGCGCGCTGGCCTCGGACGGCACGGGCGTGCCCGGGCATTCGACCGGGTTCTCGCTGGCCGCCGCTTCCAGGAACCCCTTCTCCGACCGGACATCGCTGCTCCTGACGCTGCCCCGCCCCGCCGGTGTCGACGTGGCCGTCTACAGCATTCAGGGACGCCGTGTGACCACCCTGGCGAGCGACACGCTCCCGGGAGGCGAGCATGTCCTGACCTGGGACGGCCGCGACGGCTCGGGCACGCGCTGCGCGTCCGGCGTCTATGTCGTTCGCGCTCAGGCGGACGGGACCTCCTTGACGACGAAGGTCCTCTTGCTCCGCTAGTCCCCTTCGGCAACTGCTGCTACAAGCAGACCCCCGGCCGTGCGAGGCCGGGGGTCTGTCCGCGTTGTCGCGCGGTTCCTGTCAAATCGACGGGCCCTACTTCAGAAGCAGCATCTTCCGCGTCATCTTCTCCCCGCCTGCGTTCATGCGGCAGAAGTAGACGCCGGAAGCCACCTCGTCCCCGCTCGCATCCCTGCCGACCCAAGAGACCTCGTGCCGGCCGGCGGGTCGATGCTCGTCCACGAGCGTCTTCACGAGACGCCCGCTGACGTCGTAGATCTCGATCCTGACGTCGGCGCCGCCGGACGGCACCTGGTAGGCGATCGTCGTCACCGGGTTGAACGGGTTCGGCACGTTCTGCTCGAGGTGGAATCGGTCGAACCCCTTCTCACCGATGCCGGTGCCGTAATGGCTCCTCAGCATGAAGGCGAGATCGATCGATTCCCCGAACAGTTGATGACCGGGAGGATAGAGGAGCTCATCCCACGGCCCGGGGTACGGCTCGTCGCCGCTTCCCCAGACGGCGTCGTCGTTCCAGTGGTCGAGCGACGTCTTCCAACCGAAGAAGGCAACGGGGTCCTGCGGGAAGGCCTGCACGTCGAGCCAGTAGACGACGCCGCTGTCCGGCGTGCCCGTCTGGTGGAACGCCTCGCCCGGCGGAACCGCGAAGGTGTATTCCCAGCACGTCCAGTCGGCCGGGAAGGTGTAGAGGTCCGGCGGGTCGAGCCACCCCTCCTC
This is a stretch of genomic DNA from Candidatus Effluviviaceae Genus V sp.. It encodes these proteins:
- a CDS encoding T9SS type A sorting domain-containing protein, encoding MGPERASGYNDRNTDIFRRGSSAMRRPIWLFVLTIIVAASLGAQAKLATETEASLVAANWVTEVSARTGGWASSDAAVVGAPREIVTGDTLLGWYWHVEPSGYVVVPGLKEMPPVKMYSENYSFDLDEPDGPAKLIREVLTDRFRRFAAAYGELDAEQPVRGPVLFGPSHRREWDRLAVPEAVFADELASTRPTRFAEAGPLLTTVWHQGSPYNNFCPMGDGGRTVVGCVATAAAQILRYHGAPETGFGTHSYYWGGDDSCGGSTSGQTLVADYTDTYDWANMPNSAGGGSSQAEKDALAELNYEVGVAFNMDYGRCGSGAYTSYAQTVFPTYFGYSDAIDRENRYAHSQTSWFSIIQEEVNLGRPMEYRITGHAIVCDGWRDTGTQLQYHMNYGWADSHNAWYTLDDLYISDDPMDEFVIRRIIPPPPGWADATNGTPLGDTGDCQGVAWVDYDNDVDLDLYVVKSGGANLLLENNGGGSFTDVATGVIADGGAGTGAAWGDFDNDGDPDVYLVKDGEANVLVRNDGGLFTDVTSSPLDDSGSGTGASWFDADADGDLDLYLTNSGTANRLFRNDGGSFVDVTSGPLASAAVTNGTAWGDYDNDGDLDVYLVNDGANELLRNDGSGAFTDVTAGPLGDAGQGYGAAWGDYDNDGDMDLYVSNGGANKLLENDGGSFSDVTGAPLTSFAAGRSAAWLDYDLDGDLDLYVVNDGSNALFRNDGAAGFADVTEAPNDDGGSGRGAAWGDYDNDGDLDCYVSNEGGANVLLRNDVPPLRQRLYVRTVGDESNRDGVGARVRVVTGTGSQMRDVVSASSFLSQDSPAVEFGLGSEPDADSLVVVWPNGVVNRYWDVAVNQTVTLEEIVPPGAPANIATVPIEAGIEVGWNEVSSDHLLHYLVERDTTTLFGSGTEPFVTTDTVFVDFPIVDDRDYSYRVTAVCDGDVQSPASGTATASAQQTAPAAPASLTATPQEAAVRVAWPASASPDVDHYIVERDTTPAFGAATVSETVTDTSYVDAPLGPGPTYYYRVTTVDWYGLSSGSSETASAVPLQSPPTTPEGIAAESGDGVVTLSWDENPEPDISFYVIYRDTVPEFSAADSLAKSFSTTMTDDTASGLTPYFYTITARDMTGYESGMSDTVMGIPVPGQAVYVDASNNGYQNGSFGYPYDDIQEGIDTAESGGTVLVFEGTYDGNLVLSKDLLLLAMSGPSNTEILANTGSAIMVTGVGDSTRIQGFSIDGLGTASAGIDIVGCNPTLSDCIVRGASSGGRFRSGATPDVVRTTFAENTYGIETQDTASPRLISNTFYGQSAANIMNSGSVGPIVGGSLESANDFLDSAYFHVFNTGTAMISAELNWWSDDCPDSTWFSGGVDWSPWTDETHTLSMTECGTGVDDGVPLRPALRDNYPNPFNPVTTIRFDVPSPGGRVLLTVHDVSGRVVTTLVDDEVPGGRHNAVWSGRDAGGRPVASGVYFYRIGMPGFEERRKMVLLK
- a CDS encoding choice-of-anchor D domain-containing protein, whose translation is MTVAPAVSIDAPHYLWYHRRCSMGARPQRPAFLYPPLTGGVMRSPTRIVLALLLGIVLLCVQGEGVRAETIRVCTYNILNFPGSTGTAREPDFRTVLSNADPDVLVVQEMLSQSGVNQFLNNILNDGQPGTYAAAPFVNGYDTDNALFYKPDVVSFVSTQQIPTALRDISEYVLRPVDHTSSAAEFRVYSLHLKAGSSSSDQTKRLAEATILRNHLNALPADSHFILGADLNIRSSSESAYQKLVGSEADNDGRSFDPIDTPGSWYSNSAFAAVHTQSPRTTQFGGGANGGMDDRFDQLLVSAVCEDGEGFDIIDGTYTAYGNDGLHFNIAINQGTNYAVGNTIADAIHDAADHLPVFADFQTFSLLFAPDALDLGTAIVGASVSADLSVANLATPPADDLDYSLAAPSGFSTSAGPFSLPAGASDDHPVSMVTGTTGERSGTLEIATDDPDAPLHTVALGGLVVDNATPSLDAVTQLLSDTLDLGLVELESVAAGTVSVWNLDYAPATNAALSVCAGTITGSGRFSFEGGFSPSLVGSSPAEYGIAFDTSGATPGSLYVATLTFEAADDSSVQGAGALADLTVQLSALASDGTGVPGHSTGFSLAAASRNPFSDRTSLLLTLPRPAGVDVAVYSIQGRRVTTLASDTLPGGEHVLTWDGRDGSGTRCASGVYVVRAQADGTSLTTKVLLLR